From a region of the Deferribacterota bacterium genome:
- a CDS encoding epoxyqueuosine reductase, translating into MDKSMIDQMIKSFVKDFSSINGMVTKWRKPLIGYADALDSLFYTLKKVVSPSHFLPRDLLEDAQTVIAYFLPFEKGMVKTNLEGLYSSKEWAKAYVETNELIFKLNIYIKDELSKFDYNSYIIPATHNFNKDRLTSDWSHRHVAYIAGLGTFGLNNMLITSKGCAGRIGSIVTNLKIEPTIKNNIEYCLYKSKGICRKCIDRCPTGALNINFFDRFRCYGMLLENAKLYANYGLADVCGKCCVGLPCSFANPNSK; encoded by the coding sequence ATGGATAAAAGTATGATTGATCAAATGATAAAAAGCTTTGTAAAAGACTTTTCATCTATAAATGGCATGGTAACAAAATGGCGTAAGCCCTTAATTGGATATGCAGATGCTTTAGACAGTTTATTTTATACCTTGAAAAAGGTAGTTAGTCCAAGTCATTTTTTACCTAGGGATCTTTTGGAGGATGCACAAACAGTTATAGCTTATTTTTTGCCCTTCGAGAAAGGTATGGTAAAAACAAATTTAGAGGGTTTATACAGTTCTAAAGAGTGGGCAAAAGCCTATGTAGAAACAAATGAATTAATTTTTAAATTAAATATTTATATAAAGGATGAACTAAGTAAGTTTGATTATAATTCTTATATTATTCCAGCAACACATAATTTTAATAAGGATAGATTGACAAGTGACTGGTCTCACAGGCATGTTGCTTATATTGCAGGATTGGGTACATTTGGCCTCAATAATATGCTAATTACCTCAAAGGGTTGTGCAGGAAGAATTGGCAGTATTGTAACAAATTTAAAAATTGAGCCTACAATAAAAAACAATATCGAATATTGTCTTTATAAAAGTAAAGGAATATGTAGAAAGTGTATTGATAGATGTCCTACAGGTGCGCTAAATATAAATTTTTTTGATAGATTTAGGTGTTATGGAATGTTACTTGAAAATGCTAAATTGTATGCTAATTATGGGTTAGCAGATGTATGTGGAAAGTGTTGCGTAGGCTTACCATGTTCTTTTGCAAACCCCAATAGCAAATAA